The window TGGTGCTGTGGTAGGGATTTTAGATGTATTTATAAATGCTTTATTGATGGCTTTTAAAAAACGATCGAATGAAAAGGGTTTAAGCAGGTAATCTACAATATTCAGCTCATAGCCTTCTAATGCGTATTCTTTATAAGCAGTTGTTACTATGACTTTGGGCTGATTGGGAAGGGTTTTCAGAAACTCGAATCCCTTTATTTTAGGCATATTAAGATCGAGAAAGATCAAATCAACAGTATGATCATTAAGGTATTCAATGGCTTCAATTGCATCGTAACAGTTCTGCATTAGCTGCATATTGGGTAATAATGAACAATACTTACTGATGATGTCATGGGCTACGTATTCATCATCTACTATTATATATTTAATACTCATAAGTTAAGTTTTAACTGGATCCCATAGATCCTGTCTGTATAATTGGGGGATATTCTCAATTTATATTTTTTCAAATAGACTAATTCTAACCGTTGCTTGAGATTTTGCAGTCCAATACCTGTTTGATCATCTATTTCCTCCGGATCAAAATTATTTTCAATTTCAAAGTCAATATGCTGCTTGTTAGCCTTTAGTTGAATATGAACAAATGCATCTTTTCTCAGCTTTTCCACACCGTGCTTAAAAGCATTTTCTACCATAATGATGAATAGTAACGGCATTATTTTAATATTCCTGTCTTCCACATCTATATCAAAGCGAATATCAATGGCCTTATGATACCTCGTCCGATGTAAATTCATATAGTTTTCCAGATAGGTGATTTCTTCGGTTAATGTTACCCAGTCATTTTGTCCTTCATAGATACTGTAACGCATCATATCGGATAAGGTAAGGATCATCTGTTGGGCTTTGGCGGTATCTTGCTCTACCAGACCATATAAATTATTTAATGTATTGAAAAAAAAGTGAGGATTAACCTGGCTTTTCAGATGCATTAATTCTGCCTGCTTTTTTTCTTTTTTAAGTCTAAGAATGAGTTTGATCTGAACAATAATCCAGCGTAATACCCAGAGTGCCATAAAAGTAAAAAATAACAGACTGAAAACAACAAATCCATCCTCATCTCCGAAAACATCGTTGAAAACCATAATTAAAATGGTTGTCACAGCGAAAAAGTAGGGTATCAGTCGTTGAGTTAATCGGTTATTGAATAGTTTTTTAAAAAAGGTCATACCACAAAACTACCAAAAAATATCAAGCGACATATCATTGTTGTTATAGACATGTCTTTGGAAGTGACGAATGTATATTTTATAGGTGCCAAGTGCTTTCGTAACCCTATACAGATCATCCGGACCTGTTCAGAAGTTATCTATCCCAGATCTTTTTTTAATCCTTTACCCTACCATACTTTTGGATCAAAAGAATAGTAATCATGAACAACCTTATCATTTCAAATCTTTCTAAAACATACCAGAACGGAGTTAAAGCACTTCAAAATATTTCATTGCAGATCCCCAAAGGTATGTTTGGCCTCCTTGGGCCCAATGGAGCAGGTAAATCAACACTTATGCGTACAATAGCAACATTACAGGAAGCTGATCAGGGAGAGATTCACCTGGGAGACCTCAATATTAAAACACATCCGAATGAACTTCGAAAAGTGTTAGGTTATCTGCCACAGCAGTTTGGGGTATATCCGGCAATATCCGCTGAGATGTTATTGAATCATTTGGCTGTGTTGAAGGGAATAATGAACCCAAAAGAACGTAAGGAAATTGTATGTGCACTGCTTTATAAAGTAAATCTATATGAGGTACGGGCCCAGAAGCTTGGTGGGTTCTCAGGAGGAATGAAGCAGCGTTTTGGTATTGCACAAGCATTGCTGAATAATCCTAAGCTATTAATTGTAGATGAACCCACAGCAGGTTTAGATCCTGTAGAGCGGAACCGTTTTTATAACCTTCTTAGCGAAATAGGAGAGGAGACTATCGTGATTCTCTCCACCCATATTGTGGAGGATGTAAAAGAATTATGCACTAGTATGGCAATCATTAATAAAGGTGAAGTGATGATTAAGGGAAACCCTATTCAGATTATAGACAGTCTTAAAGGGAGATTGTATGAGGCAACTATACACAAAAATCAATTGGAGCAATACAAAAAAGAATATCATGTCATTAGCGAACGCTTGTATTTGGGAAAGCAACTTGTTCATGTGATGAGTGATGGTCATCCCGGCTCTTCTTTCAGGCCTATTGATGCCAATCTTGAAGATGTTTATATGTCTCAAATTTTTAATTCTTAATCTCAATACATTATGCTATACGAGTTTTTTATATTCGAATTTAAATACAGACTGAAACGACCTGAAACATATGTATTCTTTCTGCTTCTACTTTTGTTTTCAGCAGTAGGCGTTGAATTTATATTTCAGGGAATAGATTTAGGATTAATGAAGAAGAATTCTCCACTTGTGATTGCTAAAACAAT of the Chryseobacterium capnotolerans genome contains:
- a CDS encoding LytR/AlgR family response regulator transcription factor, encoding MSIKYIIVDDEYVAHDIISKYCSLLPNMQLMQNCYDAIEAIEYLNDHTVDLIFLDLNMPKIKGFEFLKTLPNQPKVIVTTAYKEYALEGYELNIVDYLLKPFSFDRFLKAINKAFINTSKIPTTAPQEKHNEKPEKVFLRTNNKHIQVDIDDILFAEASGNYIRIVLKEDILSIRGNLLALNELIPTDNFIQVHRSFMVVQKYIKSIEGNQILIDKYTIPIGKSFKSQIDTILKQD
- a CDS encoding sensor histidine kinase, which encodes MVFNDVFGDEDGFVVFSLLFFTFMALWVLRWIIVQIKLILRLKKEKKQAELMHLKSQVNPHFFFNTLNNLYGLVEQDTAKAQQMILTLSDMMRYSIYEGQNDWVTLTEEITYLENYMNLHRTRYHKAIDIRFDIDVEDRNIKIMPLLFIIMVENAFKHGVEKLRKDAFVHIQLKANKQHIDFEIENNFDPEEIDDQTGIGLQNLKQRLELVYLKKYKLRISPNYTDRIYGIQLKLNL
- a CDS encoding ABC transporter ATP-binding protein, with protein sequence MNNLIISNLSKTYQNGVKALQNISLQIPKGMFGLLGPNGAGKSTLMRTIATLQEADQGEIHLGDLNIKTHPNELRKVLGYLPQQFGVYPAISAEMLLNHLAVLKGIMNPKERKEIVCALLYKVNLYEVRAQKLGGFSGGMKQRFGIAQALLNNPKLLIVDEPTAGLDPVERNRFYNLLSEIGEETIVILSTHIVEDVKELCTSMAIINKGEVMIKGNPIQIIDSLKGRLYEATIHKNQLEQYKKEYHVISERLYLGKQLVHVMSDGHPGSSFRPIDANLEDVYMSQIFNS